In Pseudomonas sp. MM213, a genomic segment contains:
- a CDS encoding putative porin, translating to MRLASTKTAAALCGGLLLAMSVPASAAVDAKLLDMLKANGSITNAQYSELQAELARDQKDQQIARQAQQETNEQIAATAKKTEALSTFDQKLAWAAKTQFKGDVRFRQETVKNDGVSNTGDQDRQRIRVRLGAYTAINPQVDTGIRIATGSDNDSRSTNQSLDGNFTKKDIWLDQGYVDYHPDAIKNLHLIGGKMAQPWVSMGDIIWDSDINPEGLAVTYKYPLGGSTELFGSAGHFTLKDNVDGEGKQFRHDLRLYSGQLGARFAITDNLKMTLGGSLYAYDNDNDINNTCAANTCRLAINGNTANEQFKLYEGFGQLDIGGLPMPLSIYGQVVNNDDASNDQDMGWLAGVKTNVFGFGVDYNYRDVQRNAVVGAFTDSDFANGFTGSRGSKLKVSYEIDKNFALGATYFMADSDYTNATLRDSKINTLQLDAEAKF from the coding sequence ATGCGTCTTGCTTCCACGAAAACTGCGGCGGCCCTGTGTGGCGGTCTGCTGCTGGCCATGAGTGTTCCGGCCAGCGCCGCAGTCGACGCCAAACTGCTCGACATGCTGAAGGCTAACGGTTCGATTACCAACGCGCAGTACAGCGAGTTGCAAGCCGAGCTGGCCAGGGATCAGAAGGATCAGCAAATCGCCCGTCAGGCTCAGCAAGAGACTAACGAGCAGATCGCGGCCACCGCGAAGAAAACCGAAGCACTGAGCACCTTCGACCAGAAACTGGCGTGGGCTGCCAAGACCCAGTTCAAGGGTGACGTGCGTTTCCGCCAGGAAACGGTCAAGAACGACGGTGTTTCCAACACCGGCGACCAGGATCGTCAACGTATTCGCGTCCGCCTGGGTGCCTACACTGCAATCAACCCGCAAGTGGACACCGGCATCCGTATTGCCACTGGCAGCGACAACGACTCTCGTTCCACCAACCAGAGCCTGGATGGCAACTTCACCAAGAAGGATATCTGGCTGGACCAGGGTTACGTCGACTACCACCCTGACGCCATCAAGAATCTGCACTTGATCGGCGGCAAGATGGCGCAACCATGGGTGAGCATGGGCGACATCATCTGGGATAGCGACATCAACCCGGAAGGTCTGGCAGTGACTTACAAATACCCGCTGGGCGGCAGCACCGAGCTGTTCGGTAGCGCCGGCCACTTCACCCTCAAGGACAACGTCGACGGCGAAGGCAAGCAGTTCCGCCACGACCTGCGTCTGTACTCAGGCCAGTTGGGCGCGCGTTTCGCGATCACTGACAACCTGAAAATGACCTTGGGTGGCAGTCTCTACGCTTACGACAACGACAACGACATCAACAATACCTGTGCGGCGAACACCTGCCGACTGGCCATTAACGGCAACACGGCGAACGAACAGTTCAAACTGTACGAAGGCTTTGGTCAGCTCGACATCGGCGGCCTGCCAATGCCACTGTCGATCTACGGTCAAGTCGTCAACAACGACGATGCCAGCAACGATCAGGACATGGGCTGGCTGGCCGGTGTCAAGACCAACGTCTTCGGCTTCGGCGTGGACTACAACTATCGTGACGTACAGCGTAACGCCGTGGTCGGCGCCTTCACCGACTCTGACTTCGCCAACGGTTTCACCGGTTCGCGCGGCAGCAAGTTGAAAGTGAGCTACGAGATCGACAAGAACTTCGCCCTCGGCGCGACGTACTTCATGGCTGATTCCGACTACACCAACGCCACCCTGCGGGACTCGAAAATCAACACCCTGCAACTGGATGCCGAAGCCAAGTTCTGA
- a CDS encoding GNAT family N-acetyltransferase encodes MPLQRLERLSEIAPHTWDALVPDDQPFLRHAFLSSLEDSGSVGPHSGWQPEHLLHMDGDRLIAALPSYRKWHSYGEYVFDHAWADACERAGIDYYPKLLTAVPFSPVSGPRLLAASVEDGFELLKSLPGYLEIEELSSAHINFTDPFTDAALAEQPGWLQRIGCQYHWQNRGYRDFQDFLDVLSSRKRKQMRKEREQVAGQGFDFEWLEGKQLDQAQWDFVYACYANTYAVRRQRPYLTREFFSLLAERMPESIRVVLAKQGSRPVAMAFSLVGGDSFYGRYWGCLAEFDRLHFETCFYQGMDYAIANGFQRFDAGAQGEHKLIRGFEPVITHSWHYLRHPGLKAAVKDFLHQERLGVLAYAEEARTALPYRQD; translated from the coding sequence ATGCCGCTGCAACGCCTGGAACGACTGTCCGAAATAGCCCCGCACACCTGGGATGCCCTGGTGCCGGATGATCAGCCGTTTCTGCGCCATGCCTTTCTCAGTTCACTGGAGGACAGCGGCAGCGTCGGTCCGCATTCCGGTTGGCAGCCCGAGCATTTGTTGCACATGGACGGGGACCGGTTGATCGCCGCGCTGCCCAGTTACCGCAAATGGCATTCCTATGGCGAGTACGTGTTCGATCACGCCTGGGCCGATGCCTGCGAGCGTGCCGGCATCGACTATTACCCCAAACTGTTGACCGCCGTGCCGTTCAGCCCGGTCAGCGGACCGCGCTTGCTGGCGGCCTCGGTCGAGGACGGTTTCGAACTGCTGAAGAGTTTGCCGGGCTACCTCGAGATCGAAGAACTCTCCAGTGCGCACATCAATTTCACCGATCCGTTCACCGACGCGGCGCTGGCCGAACAACCCGGCTGGCTGCAGCGCATCGGCTGTCAGTACCACTGGCAAAATCGCGGCTATCGGGATTTTCAGGACTTCCTCGACGTCCTCAGTTCGCGCAAGCGCAAGCAGATGCGCAAAGAGCGCGAGCAAGTGGCGGGGCAGGGGTTTGATTTCGAGTGGCTGGAAGGCAAGCAACTGGATCAGGCGCAGTGGGATTTCGTGTACGCCTGTTATGCCAACACCTACGCGGTGCGCCGGCAACGGCCCTATCTGACGCGGGAATTTTTCAGTCTGTTGGCCGAGCGCATGCCGGAATCGATTCGCGTGGTCTTGGCCAAACAGGGCTCACGGCCGGTGGCCATGGCCTTCAGCCTGGTGGGCGGCGACAGTTTTTATGGGCGTTACTGGGGCTGTCTGGCGGAGTTCGATCGTCTGCATTTCGAGACGTGTTTCTATCAAGGGATGGACTACGCAATTGCCAACGGTTTTCAGCGTTTCGATGCCGGTGCTCAGGGTGAGCACAAACTGATTCGCGGGTTTGAACCGGTGATCACCCATTCCTGGCACTACTTGCGCCATCCCGGCTTGAAAGCCGCCGTCAAAGACTTCCTTCATCAGGAGCGTCTCGGCGTCCTGGCCTATGCCGAGGAAGCGAGGACCGCCTTGCCTTACCGACAGGACTGA
- the aqpZ gene encoding aquaporin Z, with translation MSLFKRSVTELLGTFWLVLGGCGSAVLAASSPLGIGVLGVAIAFGLTVLTMAFAIGHISGCHLNPAVSVGLSVGGRFPAKELPAYIIAQVIGGIIAAALIYYIASGKEGFDLSAGLASNGYGEHSPGKYSMAAGFVCELVMTAMFVLIILGATDKRAPAGLAPIAIGLALTLIHLISIPITNTSVNPARSTGPALIVGGWAIAQLWMFWVAPLLGAVVGGVTYRWLGKEGT, from the coding sequence ATGTCTCTGTTCAAACGTTCAGTCACTGAGTTGTTAGGTACGTTCTGGCTGGTGTTGGGGGGTTGCGGCAGTGCGGTTCTGGCCGCGTCTTCTCCGCTTGGGATCGGAGTACTCGGTGTGGCCATCGCGTTTGGTCTCACCGTACTGACCATGGCCTTCGCCATCGGCCACATCTCCGGTTGCCATCTAAACCCCGCCGTATCGGTCGGTTTGTCAGTCGGTGGCCGATTCCCCGCCAAGGAACTACCCGCCTACATCATCGCCCAGGTCATCGGCGGGATCATCGCCGCCGCGTTGATCTACTACATCGCCAGCGGCAAGGAAGGCTTCGACCTCTCCGCCGGCCTGGCCTCCAACGGCTACGGCGAACACTCCCCCGGCAAATACTCGATGGCCGCAGGCTTTGTCTGTGAGCTGGTGATGACGGCGATGTTTGTGCTGATCATCCTCGGCGCCACCGACAAACGTGCGCCGGCCGGGCTGGCACCGATCGCTATCGGCCTGGCCCTGACACTGATCCACCTGATCTCGATTCCCATCACCAACACTTCGGTCAACCCGGCCCGCAGTACCGGCCCGGCCCTGATTGTCGGCGGCTGGGCGATCGCGCAACTGTGGATGTTCTGGGTCGCGCCGCTGCTGGGTGCGGTGGTCGGTGGTGTGACGTATCGGTGGCTGGGCAAGGAAGGCACTTGA
- a CDS encoding ABC transporter ATP-binding protein: protein MLYRRFEQLIDVFRDAPTAAPPDRVFPFYTYYLKQVWPSFAALLTVGLFGALIEVALFSYLSRIIDLAQGTPNVNFFKEHGIELAWMAVVALILRPVFVGLHDLLVHQTLSPSMTSMIRWQNHSYVLKQSLNFFQNDFAGRIAQRIMQTGNSLRDSAVQAVDALWHVLIYAISSLVLFAEADWRLMIPLLTWIAAYIGALCYFVPRVKERSVVSSDARSKLMGRIVDGYTNITTLKLFAHTNFEQQYAKEAIQEQTVKAQLAGRVVTSMDVVITSMNGLLIVSTTGLALWLWTQSLITVGAIALATGLVIRIVNMSGWIMWVVTGIFENIGMVQDGLQTISQPVSVTDRAEAKPLTVARGEVRFEHVDFHYGKKSGIIGDLNLTIKPGEKIGLIGPSGAGKSTLVNLLLRLYDVQGGRIVIDGQNIAEVGQESLRERIGMITQDTSLLHRSIRDNLLYGKPDATDAELWEAVHKARADEFIPLLSDAEGRTGFDAHVGERGVKLSGGQRQRIAIARVLLKDAPILIMDEATSALDSEVEAAIQESLETLMKGKTVIAIAHRLSTIARMDRLVVLEKGRIAETGTHAELLAHGGLYARLWQHQTGGFVGID, encoded by the coding sequence ATGCTTTATCGCCGTTTTGAACAATTGATTGACGTGTTCCGTGACGCCCCGACGGCGGCTCCGCCCGACCGTGTTTTCCCCTTCTATACCTATTACCTGAAGCAGGTCTGGCCGAGTTTCGCCGCCCTGCTGACCGTCGGCCTGTTCGGTGCATTGATCGAAGTGGCGCTGTTCAGCTACCTGAGCCGCATCATCGACCTGGCCCAAGGCACGCCGAACGTCAATTTCTTCAAGGAACACGGCATCGAACTGGCCTGGATGGCCGTCGTGGCACTGATCCTGCGCCCGGTGTTCGTGGGCCTGCATGACTTGCTGGTGCACCAGACCCTGAGCCCGAGCATGACCAGCATGATCCGCTGGCAAAACCACAGTTACGTGCTCAAACAGAGCCTGAATTTCTTCCAGAACGACTTCGCCGGGCGCATCGCCCAACGCATCATGCAGACCGGCAACTCGCTGCGCGATTCCGCCGTGCAAGCGGTGGACGCGCTGTGGCATGTGCTGATCTACGCGATCAGTTCGCTGGTGCTGTTCGCCGAGGCCGACTGGCGCCTGATGATCCCGTTGTTGACCTGGATCGCCGCCTACATCGGCGCCCTCTGCTACTTCGTGCCACGGGTGAAAGAACGCTCGGTAGTGTCCTCGGATGCGCGCTCCAAGCTCATGGGCCGGATCGTCGACGGCTATACCAACATCACCACGCTGAAGCTGTTCGCCCACACCAATTTCGAACAGCAATACGCCAAGGAAGCCATCCAGGAACAGACCGTAAAAGCCCAACTGGCTGGCCGCGTGGTCACCAGCATGGACGTGGTCATCACCAGCATGAACGGCTTGCTGATCGTCAGCACCACGGGCCTGGCGCTGTGGCTGTGGACGCAGTCGCTGATCACAGTGGGCGCCATTGCACTGGCCACCGGCCTGGTGATCCGGATCGTCAACATGTCCGGCTGGATCATGTGGGTGGTTACCGGCATTTTCGAAAACATCGGCATGGTTCAGGACGGTTTGCAGACCATTTCGCAACCGGTCAGCGTCACCGATCGTGCGGAGGCCAAACCGCTGACCGTCGCCCGGGGCGAAGTGCGTTTCGAGCACGTGGATTTCCACTACGGCAAGAAGAGCGGGATCATTGGCGACCTAAACCTGACGATCAAACCGGGTGAAAAAATCGGTTTGATCGGTCCGTCCGGCGCCGGTAAATCGACCCTGGTCAACCTGCTGCTGCGCCTCTATGACGTGCAGGGTGGGCGGATCGTGATCGACGGCCAGAACATTGCCGAAGTCGGTCAGGAAAGCCTGCGCGAGCGCATCGGCATGATTACCCAGGACACGTCGCTGCTGCACCGTTCGATCCGCGACAATTTGCTCTATGGCAAACCGGACGCCACCGATGCCGAACTCTGGGAAGCGGTGCACAAGGCCCGGGCCGACGAGTTCATCCCGTTGCTCTCGGACGCCGAGGGACGCACCGGTTTCGATGCGCATGTCGGTGAGCGTGGGGTGAAGCTCTCCGGTGGTCAGCGTCAGCGGATCGCCATTGCCCGCGTGCTGCTCAAGGACGCGCCGATTTTGATCATGGACGAAGCGACTTCGGCGCTGGATTCGGAAGTCGAAGCGGCGATTCAGGAAAGCCTGGAAACCCTGATGAAGGGTAAAACCGTGATTGCCATTGCTCACCGGCTCTCGACCATCGCCCGGATGGACCGGCTGGTGGTGCTTGAGAAAGGCAGGATTGCCGAGACGGGGACCCATGCTGAGTTGCTGGCGCATGGCGGGTTGTATGCGCGGTTGTGGCAGCATCAGACTGGGGGGTTTGTTGGGATCGATTGA
- a CDS encoding peptidylprolyl isomerase A yields MLKKIALVAGTVLFAANLMAATPAKAPHVLLETTNGQIEIELDPVKAPISTKNFLEYVDSGFYNNTIFHRVIPGFMAQGGGFTAQMAQKDTKAPIKNEASNGLHNVRGTLSMARTSNPDSATSQFFINVADNAFLDPGRDAGYAVFAKVVKGMDVVDIIVNSQTTTKQGMQNVPIDPVLIKSAKRID; encoded by the coding sequence ATGCTGAAAAAAATCGCCCTCGTCGCTGGCACCGTTCTGTTTGCCGCCAACCTGATGGCCGCTACGCCCGCCAAGGCCCCACACGTTCTGCTGGAAACCACCAACGGCCAGATCGAAATCGAACTGGACCCGGTCAAGGCGCCGATCAGTACCAAGAACTTTCTTGAGTACGTCGACAGCGGCTTCTACAACAACACGATTTTCCACCGTGTGATCCCGGGCTTCATGGCCCAGGGCGGCGGTTTCACTGCGCAGATGGCGCAAAAAGACACCAAGGCACCGATCAAGAACGAAGCCAGCAACGGCCTGCATAACGTGCGCGGCACCTTGTCGATGGCGCGTACGTCGAACCCGGATTCGGCCACCAGCCAGTTCTTCATCAACGTCGCCGACAATGCGTTCCTCGACCCGGGTCGCGACGCCGGTTACGCGGTGTTCGCCAAAGTGGTCAAGGGCATGGACGTGGTGGACATCATCGTCAATTCGCAAACCACTACCAAACAAGGCATGCAGAACGTGCCTATCGACCCGGTGCTGATCAAGTCGGCCAAACGTATCGACTAA
- a CDS encoding LysR family transcriptional regulator, whose amino-acid sequence MKAPRVTLDQWRTLQAVVDHGGFAQAAEALHRSQSSVSYTVARMQDQLGVPLLRIDGRKAVLTEAGGVLLRRSRQLVKQASQLEDLAHHMEQGWEAEVRLVVDAAYPSARLVRALTAFMPQSRGCRVRLREEVLSGVEEVLLEGVADLAITGFSIPGYLGAELSDVEFVAVAHPEHALHRLNRELNFQDLEGQMQVVIRDSGRQQPRDVGWLGAEQRWTVGSLATAATFVSSGLGFAWLPRHMIERELKEGTLKLLPLDQGGSRNPSFYLYSNKEKPLGPATQILIELLRTFDTAPLDAPFAAPEQA is encoded by the coding sequence ATGAAAGCGCCCCGCGTGACCCTTGATCAATGGCGAACGTTACAGGCCGTGGTCGACCACGGCGGTTTCGCCCAGGCCGCCGAAGCGCTGCATCGCTCGCAATCGTCGGTCAGCTACACCGTGGCGCGCATGCAGGATCAACTCGGCGTGCCATTGCTGCGCATCGACGGCCGCAAGGCGGTGCTGACCGAGGCCGGCGGCGTCTTGCTGCGTCGCTCGCGGCAACTGGTGAAACAGGCCAGCCAACTGGAAGACCTGGCGCATCACATGGAACAAGGCTGGGAAGCGGAAGTGCGTTTGGTGGTCGACGCCGCCTACCCCAGCGCCCGCCTCGTCCGCGCCTTGACCGCGTTCATGCCGCAAAGCCGTGGCTGCCGCGTGCGTCTGCGCGAAGAAGTATTGTCGGGCGTGGAAGAAGTCCTGCTCGAAGGCGTGGCCGACCTAGCGATCACCGGGTTCAGTATTCCCGGCTATCTGGGTGCGGAATTGAGCGACGTCGAATTCGTCGCCGTCGCCCACCCCGAGCACGCCCTGCATCGATTGAACCGTGAGCTGAATTTCCAGGACCTGGAAGGCCAAATGCAGGTGGTGATCCGCGACTCCGGCCGTCAACAGCCACGCGACGTCGGCTGGCTCGGCGCCGAACAGCGCTGGACCGTCGGCAGCCTGGCCACCGCCGCGACGTTTGTCAGCAGCGGCCTGGGATTTGCCTGGTTGCCGCGGCACATGATCGAACGCGAACTGAAGGAAGGGACGCTCAAGCTGCTACCGTTGGATCAGGGCGGTAGCCGGAACCCGAGTTTCTACCTGTATTCAAACAAGGAAAAACCCTTGGGCCCGGCCACGCAAATCCTCATCGAACTGCTGCGCACCTTTGACACCGCGCCGCTGGATGCGCCCTTCGCTGCCCCAGAACAAGCCTGA
- a CDS encoding FMN-dependent NADH-azoreductase: MSRVLIIESSARQQDSVSRQLTQTFINQWKTAHPNDQITVRDLAVNPVPHLDINLLGGWMKPAEQRNDIEQASLERSNQLTDELLAADVLVMAAPMYNFAIPSTLKAWLDHVLRAGVTFKYTDTGPQGLLSGKRAYVLTARGGIYAGSTADHQEPYLRQVMGFIGIHDVTFIHAEGMNLGGDFQEKGLNQANAKLSQVA; the protein is encoded by the coding sequence ATGTCCCGCGTTCTGATCATCGAAAGCAGCGCCCGTCAGCAAGACTCGGTTTCGCGTCAACTGACCCAGACCTTCATCAACCAGTGGAAAACCGCTCACCCGAACGACCAGATCACCGTCCGTGACCTGGCTGTCAATCCGGTGCCGCACCTGGACATCAACCTGCTGGGCGGCTGGATGAAACCCGCCGAGCAGCGCAACGACATCGAACAGGCTTCCCTGGAGCGCTCCAATCAGTTGACCGATGAATTGCTGGCCGCCGACGTATTGGTCATGGCCGCACCGATGTACAACTTCGCGATCCCCAGCACGCTGAAAGCCTGGCTCGACCACGTGCTGCGAGCCGGTGTGACCTTCAAATACACCGACACCGGCCCGCAAGGCCTGCTCAGCGGCAAACGCGCTTACGTGCTGACCGCTCGCGGCGGGATCTACGCCGGTAGCACCGCGGATCATCAGGAACCGTACCTGCGTCAGGTCATGGGTTTCATCGGAATCCACGATGTGACCTTCATCCACGCCGAAGGTATGAACCTGGGCGGTGACTTCCAGGAGAAGGGCCTGAACCAGGCCAACGCCAAGCTTTCCCAAGTGGCTTGA
- a CDS encoding carboxylate/amino acid/amine transporter yields MGYLLFVTLIQAFSFSLIGEYLAGHVDSYFAVLVRVLLAGLVFIPLTRWRSVEPAFMRGMLLIGALQFGVTYVCLYLSFRVLTVPEVLLFTILTPLHVTLIEDALNRRFNPWALVAALVAVLGAAVIRYDRINPDFFMGFLLLQLANFTYAAGQVLYKHLVARHPSDLPHYRRFGYFYLGALAVALPAFLLFGKQNFLPEAPLQWGVLVFLGLVSTALGLYWWNKGACLVNGGTLAVMNNLHVPVGLLINLLIWNQHEELGRLFFGGSVILMAVWISRLGVRKSLAIT; encoded by the coding sequence ATGGGCTATCTACTTTTTGTCACGCTGATCCAGGCGTTTTCCTTCAGTCTGATCGGCGAATACCTGGCCGGTCATGTCGACAGTTACTTCGCGGTGCTGGTGCGCGTGCTGCTGGCGGGGCTGGTGTTTATTCCGTTGACGCGCTGGCGCTCGGTGGAGCCTGCGTTCATGCGCGGCATGCTGCTGATCGGTGCGTTGCAGTTCGGCGTGACTTACGTCTGCCTGTACCTGAGCTTCCGGGTGCTGACGGTGCCGGAAGTGTTGCTGTTCACCATCCTCACACCGCTGCATGTGACGCTGATCGAAGACGCGCTGAACCGACGCTTCAATCCTTGGGCCTTGGTCGCGGCGCTGGTGGCGGTGCTCGGCGCGGCGGTGATTCGCTACGACCGGATCAACCCGGATTTCTTCATGGGGTTCCTGCTGCTGCAACTGGCCAACTTCACCTACGCCGCCGGGCAGGTGCTTTATAAGCATCTGGTGGCGCGTCATCCAAGCGATCTGCCGCATTACCGGCGCTTCGGTTATTTCTATCTCGGCGCATTGGCGGTGGCGTTACCGGCGTTTCTGTTGTTCGGTAAACAGAACTTCCTGCCCGAAGCACCGCTGCAATGGGGCGTGCTGGTGTTCCTCGGCCTGGTCTCGACCGCGCTGGGGTTGTACTGGTGGAACAAGGGCGCGTGCCTGGTGAATGGCGGGACGCTGGCGGTGATGAACAACCTGCATGTGCCGGTGGGGTTGCTGATCAATCTGCTGATCTGGAATCAGCATGAAGAGCTGGGGCGGTTGTTCTTTGGCGGGTCGGTGATTTTGATGGCGGTGTGGATCAGCAGACTGGGTGTACGAAAGTCGTTGGCAATCACCTGA
- a CDS encoding LysR family transcriptional regulator, translating to MDRIECMRAFVVTVGENGFAAAARAMDVPRSKVSKQIQALEEAIGVQLLQRTTRSLHLTEAGAEYFDAAREVLASLDEAEQRARNGIGELRGVLRVNAPMSFGLRRLGPLIPLFHEQHPNIELQLVLSDQQVDPVRGGFDVTIRIASMPDSTMIARQLAPAPRIMVASPAYLERAGTPQTPQDLRAHQCLNYGYLQSGVSLQLCNGKETQRVNVTGPLHANNGDLLAQAAEAGMGIALLPNFIVEDALAAGRLVPVMCEWQAPAITINAVYPSARRVPQKTRTFIEFLVAQLAEK from the coding sequence ATGGATCGCATCGAATGCATGCGCGCGTTCGTCGTCACGGTCGGCGAGAACGGCTTCGCCGCCGCTGCACGGGCAATGGATGTGCCGCGATCAAAAGTCAGCAAACAGATTCAGGCGCTGGAGGAAGCCATCGGTGTGCAACTGCTGCAGCGCACCACGCGCAGCCTGCACCTGACCGAGGCTGGCGCGGAGTATTTCGACGCGGCGCGGGAAGTGCTGGCCTCGCTGGACGAGGCCGAACAGCGTGCCCGTAACGGCATCGGCGAGTTACGCGGGGTGCTGCGGGTCAATGCGCCGATGTCCTTCGGGTTGCGCCGGCTGGGGCCGCTGATTCCGCTGTTTCATGAACAACACCCGAACATAGAGCTGCAACTGGTGCTCAGCGATCAGCAGGTTGACCCGGTTCGCGGTGGTTTCGACGTGACCATCCGCATCGCCAGCATGCCGGACTCGACGATGATTGCCCGGCAACTGGCGCCCGCCCCGCGAATCATGGTCGCCTCACCTGCGTATCTCGAACGCGCAGGCACTCCGCAGACGCCACAGGATCTGCGCGCCCATCAATGTTTGAACTACGGGTATTTGCAAAGTGGCGTGAGTTTGCAGCTGTGCAACGGCAAGGAAACCCAACGGGTCAACGTCACGGGCCCGCTGCACGCCAACAATGGCGACTTGCTCGCCCAGGCTGCCGAGGCCGGCATGGGCATCGCGCTGTTGCCCAATTTCATTGTCGAGGATGCGCTGGCGGCTGGCCGGTTGGTACCGGTGATGTGTGAATGGCAGGCGCCTGCGATCACGATTAACGCGGTCTATCCATCGGCACGCCGGGTACCGCAGAAGACCCGGACGTTCATCGAGTTTCTGGTGGCGCAACTGGCAGAGAAATAA